From Chryseobacterium joostei, the proteins below share one genomic window:
- a CDS encoding class I SAM-dependent methyltransferase → MKIKDHFLSQEIFEIKETETKGVYKTSPIPSNISKYYESEDYISHHQDSGSLKEKLYKFLQSFNLQYKKNILVDRIKKGSKVLDYGCGAGEFVRYIENDFETFGFEPDADARNAAQGKIAKAKILDDINKIEENSLDAITLWHVFEHIENQDEMLNAFHGKLKEKGLLIIAVPNPTSYDAKHYKEYWAAYDVPRHVYHFSKNGMENLISKKSDWKMRKIKPLVLDSYYISMLSEKYKKSPLFWLKATIYGTISNIKALFSSEFSSLIYIIEKR, encoded by the coding sequence ATGAAAATAAAAGATCATTTTCTTTCACAGGAAATATTTGAAATTAAGGAAACAGAAACGAAAGGAGTATATAAAACCTCCCCTATCCCATCCAATATTTCCAAATACTACGAAAGCGAAGATTATATTTCCCATCATCAGGATTCCGGAAGCTTGAAAGAAAAGCTTTACAAATTTCTTCAGTCTTTCAATTTACAATACAAAAAAAATATTCTTGTTGACAGAATTAAAAAGGGATCAAAAGTACTAGACTATGGATGTGGCGCAGGAGAATTTGTAAGATATATAGAGAATGATTTTGAAACATTCGGTTTTGAACCCGATGCAGATGCAAGAAATGCTGCACAAGGAAAAATAGCAAAGGCAAAAATTCTGGATGATATCAATAAAATTGAGGAAAACAGTTTAGATGCTATTACGCTTTGGCATGTATTTGAACACATCGAGAATCAGGATGAAATGCTCAATGCTTTTCACGGGAAATTAAAAGAAAAAGGACTTCTTATTATTGCAGTACCCAATCCTACTTCTTACGATGCAAAACATTACAAGGAATATTGGGCAGCCTATGACGTCCCAAGACACGTCTACCATTTTTCAAAAAATGGAATGGAAAATTTGATTTCAAAAAAATCAGACTGGAAAATGAGAAAGATAAAACCATTGGTCCTGGATTCCTATTATATCTCCATGCTCAGCGAAAAATATAAAAAATCACCTCTATTTTGGCTAAAAGCTACAATCTACGGAACGATTTCGAACATAAAAGCCCTTTTTTCGAGCGAATTTTCAAGTTTGATATATATTATCGAAAAAAGATAG